A single region of the Brienomyrus brachyistius isolate T26 chromosome 10, BBRACH_0.4, whole genome shotgun sequence genome encodes:
- the LOC125750576 gene encoding 60S ribosomal protein L36a, whose protein sequence is MVNVPKTRRTYCKKCRKHQPHKVTQYKKGKDSLYAQGKRRYDRKQSGYGGQTKPIFRKKAKTTKKIVLRLECVEPNCRSKRMLAIKRCKHFELGGDKKRKGQVIQF, encoded by the exons GTGAACGTGCCGAAGACCCGCAGGACTTACTGCAAAAAATGCAGGAAGCATCAGCCCCATAAAGTGACGCAGTACAAGAAGGGGAAAGACTCCCTGTATGCCCAGG GTAAGAGGAGATACGACCGGAAGCAGAGTGGATATGGTGGACAGACTAAGCCGATCTTCCGAAAGAAG GCCAAGACCACCAAAAAGATCGTCTTGAGGCTGGAGTGTGTGGAGCCCAACTGCAGGTCCAAACGAATGCTGGCCATTAAGAGATGCAAGCACTTTGAGCTGGGAGGGGACAAGAAGAGAAAG